The Aedes albopictus strain Foshan chromosome 1, AalbF5, whole genome shotgun sequence genomic interval AGCTCTCGGTATGGCACGCTTTCCATCTGCTTCCGTTCCTCGTTGGTGTTCGGACACATCTCCTTGGTCAGCTTCTGGTTCGGATCAGCAGGCGTCGCAACCACATTACAATCGGCCACATTGAATCGTTGCAACAGATCGTTGATGTAACTCTCTTGATCGAGCATTACACGGCTGCCGTCTCTGGTCACTCGCATCCCAAGGATTTTGTTGGCCAAACCGAGGTCCTTCATTTGGAACTTGGTCATCAGTTCCTTCTTTAGCCTGTCCACCCAACGCTGGTTGTTTGAAAACACCAACATGTCGTCCACATATACGGCCACAATCAGGACTATTCCGCCTTCAATCTTGAAGTAGACGCACGTGTCGTAGGCCGACCGCTTCAGACCAATGCGTCGCAGCTCGGCGTCCAGCTTCTGGTTCCACACCCTGCTGGCTTGCTTGAGGCCATAGAGTGCTTTCCGCAACCGACAAACTTTCCTGGGTGATTCCGGATCGACGAATCCTTCCGGCTGAACCATATATATGTCCTCCGCACCTAGATCGCCTTGTAGAAACGCCGTGACCGCGTCCAGCTGATGGATCTTGAGATTCATCTTGGCTGCCATCGACATCAAGTACCGTACTGTAGCGTACCGCACTACGGGCGAAAACGTTTCGTTGTAGTCGATGCCTTTGACCTGGGAAAAACCCTTGATGACCAGGCGGGCTTTGTAGCGCTCCACGGTTCCGTCCAGGTTCGTCTTCACTTTGTAGACCCATTTGCAACGTAGAGGCTTCCTTCCGTCCGGCAGTTCCATCAACTCCCACGTTTGGTTGTCCACCAGAGCCTCGTACTCCGATATCATCGCTTCCTTCCACTTGTCGCTGTCATGCCGGGTGACCGCTTCTCGGAACGTGTCGGGTTCATGCGCCGCTCCATCGAAAATCTGTTCGGGTTGGGAAACTATCTCAGGAAAAGTGCTACAGCTCATAATATAATCACGATACTTGCCTGGGATAGTGTGCTCCCTCGCACTGCGCCTTACCAACAATTGTGGGTCCTCTGATTGTGGAGGGAGCACGGAAGGTTGGGGTTCTTCATCGATGATCGAATCTGCATCGCTGTAGACCGACTCGTCAAGGGGATTCTCGCCGCCAACGGCGCCTTCGGCTTCATCGTCGTCTTCGGCTGGCTCGGTCTGAATCACCAGCTCGCTTCCTTCCGCATTCGGTACTCGCTCACCCCTCGTTGTCGTGTGCTGTGATTGACCTTCGTCTAGGAAAATCACATCTCGGCTGACGTAGACTTTCTTGGTTCTCTCGTTGTATACCCTGTACGCCTTGGAGCCTTTGCTATAGCCAACGAAGATACACGCTTCCGACTTCTTGTCCCATTTCTTTCTCTTCTCTTTCGGCACATGCACCATTACCTTGGCTCCGAATATACGAAGATGGGACACGTCCGGCTGCTTGCCAGAAAACTTCTCCTCGGGGGTTACCGACAGTCCCTTTGTCGGTGATCGGTTGACCACGTGCGATGCAACCGCTACTGCTTCTGCCCAAAATTTGTTGTCCAGATCCGCATCTGATAGCATGCTCCTCGCTCTTTCGACCAACGTCCGGTTCATTCTCTCGGCTAACCCGTTTTGCTCCGGATTGTAGGGGGCCGACGTCTCGTGTTGAATGCCTTCTTTCCGCAAAAAGTTTCGAAAAATGCGGTTTACGTACTCTTTGCCGTTGTCCGTCCGTATTCGCTTGATCCGGTGCCCCGTTTGCTTCTCCGCAAAGGCCTTGTAATCTTCGAAAGCATCGAGCACTTCCGTCTTCGACTTCAGAAAGTAGACCACGGTCTTCCGACTGGCATCGTCAATGAAGGTCAGAAAGTATCGACTGCCTCCAATCGACTCGGTCTCCATAGGGCCGCACAAGTCCGAGTGGACCAGTTCCAGTACGCAATCCTCCCGGTGCCCTTTTGCTTTGAATGGTTGACGACAATGCTTACCTTCGATGCACGGTATGCACCTCGCCGGATCCCGGACCTTGAAGTCCAGTCCGGTGACCATCTCCTTCAGTTGCTTCATCCCACCGGCGGAGAGGTGTCCCATTCGCCGATGCCACAGCTCGTACCTATCGTCCTGGACCAAATTTGCAATTGGCTTCTTCGTCTCGGATAGCTTGTAGAGACCATTCACTTCACGGCCAATCGCAACGACCTCGTTGCAGGGATTGACGACCTTGCACTCCTCCTTCGTGAACACCACTTGAATCCTTTCTGGCATACCTTGCTTACGGAAAGTAAATTAATCGCCAGATCCGGGACGCAAAGCACGTCGCTCATCGTGAGGTCCCAAGTCGCTTCGCCGCAATCCGCCTCCAGCTTGACCGATCCTTTCGCCACAACGGCCACTTCCGCATTGTTGGCCACGTTGATCTTCGTCGACACGTCCTGCGGATTTTCCAGCATGGTCTTGTTCCGGCACAAGTGGGTGGTCGCACCAGAATCGAAGAACCAATCGCTGTCGCTCCGCTCCGATGACTGCACAGCATGGGCAGCGAAGAAAGCTGCATGACCTTTCTGGGTGCCacgcttctccttcttcttctcgcTTGCTTCCTTCTGGCATTCCGACGCAAAGTGTCCTACCTTCTTGCACCGGAAACACTTCACGCCAGATTTGTCGACTTGCTTCTTCGATGCGTTTTGCTTGCTGAAAAACGCACCATCGTCGGTCGATTTCGAGCCGCTTGAGACCTTGACTTCTTGCATAATCTTGGCCTTGACCAAATCCGCCGTCAGCGCCACACCGGATGAATCCAGACCCAAAATCATCGGATCGTACTTCTTCGGCAGGCCCTTCAGCAGCAAACTGCACATCCACGTGTCGTCCACCTTGAAGCCGACCTCCGCCAGCTGGTTGCACGTGAGCATGATTTCATTCACATACTCCTGCGGGGACTGGCAAATGACGTCGTCGTCTCTCTCGGCGCCCACCAGCCGAATGCCCGTCAACTTACGTAGAAGGCCGATCCTACGGGTAGAACCGCTGTCCTCGAACGTGTTCCGCAAGGTGTTCCACGCTTCCTTCGCGGACTTCGCATTCTGCACCAGGCCGTAGATGCTCCTGTCAATGTTGAGGCAGATGGTTGCCAGAGCTTGTTCTGACAATTCTCCCGCATTACCTTCCTTCACGGCACCGTCCGCTCCTTGGTGAGGACCATCTTGGTGGAAAACGCCCAGGAATTGTAATTTTCCGATCCACGCAGCACTTCTCTCGCCTGCAACGAAACCATGCCTCCGGGCAGTCTCGTTCCGCCAGCTTGCGCACCGGCACGACGACCATCTCCAGCATCTTGAGCTCCTACGCCTCCAGCAGCTTGATTGGACATCATCTTCCAGAActtcttgaatttcttgagggtgaaaaaaaatcttgaagctcCAAACAAAAGCCCGTTTCTATggaaacttttctgggcccataacctgataAAGTAGGTCTTACTCAGGCGAGGTTCGGGCAACTAATGACAGAGTGTATTTCAAAATTGTCATGACTTACTGCGATCTATACAATTCAACGATTACTTAGTTTCTAATACCTCTATTTCCTGGAACGAAAAAGCGAAGCGTTTGGGGCGTATGAAACGTTCAAGGCAATGGCCGAGCGTCAAACAGGACGGAAGCTGAAGGTTCTGAGGACGGATAACGGAACCGAGTATGTGAATGCATCGTTCAGACGCAGCATGGCCAAGGATGGAGTACGTCATGAGAAAACTTGTCCGTACACCCCCGAGCAAAATGGTGTGGCGGAGAGAATGAACCGGACGCTCATCGAGAAAGCCCGAAGCATGCTAAACGATTCGCGCCTACCGAAGCAATTTTGGGCCGAGGCGTTTCAACGGCAGCGTACCTCGTCAATCGGAGCCCGACGAGGTCAATCGAGACGACACCGGAAGAAGCGTGGACCGGTAAGAAGCCGGATTTGCGACATTTGAGGATTTTTGGATCGCTAGCGTTGGTCCACGTCCCGAAGCAACGAAGAAGAAAGTTCGACGCCAAATCCCAGAAAGCGATTTTCATGAGATACGCCGACGGTACCAAGGGGTATCGTTTATACGATCCGGTCAAGCGTGACATCCGGATCAGCCGCGACGTGGTTGTGGTTCAGGAAGGCGAACCGCAATATTTGGTCGAACGTGAAGAGAACCAGCAGCAAATACAGTTCATGGAGCTGTACTCGATCGATGAGCCGATTGCGACTGGCGAGATGGACCCGGTTGCGGAACCGAGAATCGGTTCGAGTCGGCGAGTCAAGTGatccggaatttctggatgcgAGCAACGAGCCTGCGCTCCCGTCGCAACTTGGTAGGCCAGCTGTTGAGCAGCAAGGGCTTAGGCGCAGCGACCGGGAGCGCCGAATTCCAGGCAAGTATTCTGATTTCGTTACCTATAGTTCCTTTTCTGGCGAAGTTGTTTCCCCCCAGCCCACACCGATGTCTTCCAACACGACGGTCGATGACCCTCAAAGCTACGAGGAGGCGCTCAACGGGCCGGATCGCGAACAGTGGATCGCGGCCATGCGTGAGGAAATCAAGGCTCTGGAGGAGAATCAAACGTGGGAGCTAACCAGTCTTCCAAGCGACCGGAAGGCAATCCGGAACAAATGGGTCTTCAGGACGAAACGAGGACCGACTGGTGAGATCGAGCGGTACAAGGCCCGCTTGGTCGTGAAAGGGTGTTCGCAGCGGCCAGGAATCGACTACGACGAAGTATACTCCCCGGTGGTGCGGTATTCCACCATCCGCTACCTCCTGGCGCTGGCGGTAAAGCACGACCTCGATATAGAGCAGATGGACGCTGTTACTGCTTTCCTTCAAGGCGAGCTGGCGGACGAGGTCATATACATGGAGTTTCCTCGAGGATTTGCTGGCACCTCTAAACAAGTCTGTCGCTTGCGGAAGGCAATGTACGGACTCAAACAGGCGAGCCGTGTGTGGAACAGCCAGCTAGACAAAGCGCTGAAGGATTTCGGCCTGGAGCAGTCGAAAGTGGACCCATGCCTGTACTTCCGGGTCGACGGTGAGAAAATGATTTTCGTCACCATTTACGTGGACGATTTCTTGATCTTCACCAACGAAGCGAAGCTGAAGCGGAGATTGAAGTCGTTCCTCCACAATCGCTTCAAAATGAAGGACCTCGGCGAAGCGACCTTCTGCCTGGGATTGAGGATCACGCGGGACCGGAAGAACGGAGAGCTGTGGGTAGATCAGGAGCACTACATCGACAGCGTGTTACGGCGGTTCAACTTGGCGAACTGCAACCCAGTCTCCACACCGGCAGAGGCAAGCATCAAGCTGGACAAATCGATGTCACCGGCGACGCCGGACGAGACCCGCGAAATGAAGGATGTTCCATACCAGGAGGCAGTGGGCTGTCTCACCTATCTGGCGCAAGCGACGCGGCCGGATATCAGTTTTGCGGTCAACCAAGTCAGCCAATTCAATGCAAATCCTGGGCGTAGTCATTGGAATGCTGTGAAGCGGATCATGCGATACCTGAGAGGTACGAAATCGAGCCGACTGACGTACTCGAAGGATCGGGCATCGAACCTGGTTGGCTACACAGATGCCGATTGGGGAAGAGAAACTAGAAGCTCTACTTTGGCAAAGAGATTCAAGCCTGAAGATCCGCAAGAATATCCCGGATAAATGACAATCTATCCGAATTCGAAACATGAGCATGGGGAGGAGATGATGCGTCGAGTGGCTCAGCAGAACAACCGTTTGCTGATGCTTTTGGAGCAAATCACCGCAACAGGCAACGACTCAGCGAAGCGCTTAAGAGAAGATTCTCGACTCCCTTGTATCCAACATCAATCAGTGCCACTTTGATCCGGAAAATGACCTAACAGATGACAGAAGTTTTGACGACGCAGCGAGCTATATTAAACTATATTATGTTGGCCAAACTGAAGCAGATTTTCGGCCAACAGAAACCCTTGTTCAGCAAGCGCTACGACTTCCTTGAGCTCTGTGGAGTGTAAACAAAAGatagtgtcattccccttgctgtccttcccctagtaagcatcaTGACGCGattgtcagtgtgatgctgcctcattgaggagtggagcatTGACGGGGTAAGTGGCCTTGATCATGACGTCCCGTataatgccaagtgattctactgtagtttgctaagatggctgggagcAGATTGTTCCTGTGAGTCACGCAATATTCACAAGCTCGAGAAGAGTGCCCACAAGCCAACGACTTTGTTTCGTtgacaaggatggaagaaaatcacttctagtgacaaatgatacaggatacgaacaatccaagattgctttgctcttgcagtagcatgatgccgacaccttcgccccgtgcttgtatcatgggatcacaggcaatcaaagcatctgatgcactctttatcatgggatcacacgttatcggatcatgttacaagtcgcgataaattttattcatcacgatttaaATTTGGATTTAAACCACTTATGAGCCAATAAACAGAATTCATGATTAAAAACAATACATTCATTGGCATATCTTGATATTAGAgcaacaagaatgcacaaaaTGTGAatgatttttggtatttatcaTTTCATCTGCATGATAAAGATcgcatcatggccgcacatgcctcgcgattcaattttcgcggagcgtgatttgttataatgcttgacgacaaggttctatcgttgttgctatgatcgcgcgatgcgcttcaaccgcgacacattcgagatcttatcatgatcactagatttccatccttgttcGTTGAAGATTTTGAAGTGCAGAAGCTCACTATCGACCAATTCAAGAGTCTAGGTTTCATCTGCGGTCTCAAATCGCTGAAAGATGCCGACGCCAGAACTCGACTTATGTCGAAACTCGAATCCGATCAAGCTGACACCATCAACCTCGAAGGCCTGCTATGGTCACCGGTTGCCAATGTCTGTTGAACCTCAAGCACGACAAGGCGCTGGTTGAAAAGAAACCGACATTTAGGACTATCAGTTTTTCCAAACATCCTTGAAAGCAGATAGATACTGGTGCAAACAAAGGAGAAACCTTTAAACACGAAGATCATGCAGTAGTAGTCCCCGAAGATTCGTCATCATCATCCTTAACTAAAATATCGGCCAAGCTATAACTAGATTGCAGTTTTAACGTCACCGACTTCAGCGACCATGGAAAATTATTGGAGCACCTTCAACAGCGTGGAACTGGATTGATGCGGCTTAAGTCACTTGCTGCCTATTGCAAAAAAGGTGAATAGTTCAAATTTCTCGCTCCTCTGATGGGTAATACACGAAAGTTTTCCAAATTGCACGAATCTCAAGATTTAGTTGACGTTGACGGAACACACTCAGCCAGTTTTTCAATCGAAGCGGCCTGCTCCATTTCACGCCATCCAAAATGTGCCCGTGAGCTGGATCGACTCCAACGATCGGGCATCATCTGGCCTGTGGCTATTTTTACTGGCACCTACCACCATAGCCAAGAACCCCGGCAGCTATCCCGGCAACAAGGTGACTCTTTTAACGCCGGGGGAAATCTTCAGCAAAGTGTCTGGCAGTCGAATCTTCTGCATCATCGACTTATCCGATAAATACCTGCAGGTCGAAGTCGACAACCACTCCAACCAAACTGTTTGACTACGGATATCAAATCAGCACCCGGTTTGGTCCAGAAGCTGATGGCGGATTTGGTAGCCGGTTTACGTAGCTTAGAAGTTTAAGAGCTTATATATCTCGGGAACATCAGTCTCAGGCTGCCAATTTCTTCGTGAAGTTCGTTCGTGAGATGCATCAATTACGTCATCTGTTGGACAACCTGCTCAAGAAAGACACGAAGTTCGTCTGAAATCAAGAGTGTTAGCACGGTTTCCAAAAGATCAAGCGCGTGTTGCAGTCCGATCTTTTGCTCGTTCACTACAATCGTGAGCAAGAGGTCATCGTAGCGGAGGATGCTTCCAAAATAGGCATCGGTGCGGTCATTCTGCATCGTTTCTCGAAGGGCACTATCAAGGCGATGTCACACGCATCAAGATCACTGTCCGCAGCAGAACAGAACTACAGGCAGATCGAAAAGGAAGCACTGGACTTGGTTTTCACTTGTACGAAATTTCACCGCATGCTGTGGGGTCGCCGTTTCACATTGCAAACGGACCATCAGCCGTTGCTTACGTGGCAACGCAGGACTTCGGCTACGCTGACGTGTTGTCTCGACTGATAAGCAATCACTAGAAGCCCGAAGAACAAGCAGTCATCGCCAGTTCCAATTGAAGAAGATGTCAGTTCTTACTTCCACGATTCGTTCCAACATTTGCCAGGCACCTGAGAGATGCTCAAGGCCGCCACCAAGAAGGACAGCGTGCTGCAGAAGGTAATTTCTTTCGATCAAGGTACCTGGTCGGCGCGCTGTGAAGGCATCCAAGACATCGAGCTTCGGTCGTTCTTCAGCCGTCGTGATTGCTACTCTGTAATCGACGGTTGCCTCTCACAATGGTCGACCGAATCGTAGTTCGAACGTGCTTTCGAAAACGAATCCCCAAGCTCAAGCAGGTACACGAAGGACACACTGGCTTCGAGCGGCCAAAAGCAGTTGCTCGTGGAAGCCACGTCCGCAGGTGCTCGAGCTGTGCAAGTGCTGCCAAATCTCTGCAACAAGCTCAGCCACAACCATGGCCTGGCAACGGTGGCAACGAATCCACATCGATTTTGCTGGACCTGTGGATGGAATGTACTATTTAGTAATGGTGGATTATTTCTCCACGTGGCCGGAGATTCTTCAAACCCGTTCTCGTACAACCTCTACTACCATCGCTTTCCTGCAAGAATGTATCTCTCGATTCGGAATTCCTTTGGTCATCGTTTCCGATAACGGAAGTCAGTTCACAAGCGCTGATTTCCGTAAATTTTGGAATCATTCATTAACGAAAAGCGCTCGGAAACGTTGAAGAGATCGCTCAAGAAAATTGTCGGGGAGGTGAAACATCAACCGCTAGCGCACTGTAAACGTTCCTGTATGTATACCGATCCACTCTGTCAACGGTGTTGAACGGTTCTAAAGTATTCGCCAAGGTCTACTCTTCAAACGAGAACTGGAAGTGGATGCCTGGAACCATTCTTGAAGCAATCGGGAGTGTGAGCTACAATGTCCTGCTGGATTGTCAAGTGCTCTCTTGACACGTCTTTCTTTCCCCCAAAAAGTCTGACAAAAAACCGAACAACCATTGGATATCGTGCACACCGATGTGCGTAGACCCATGCGGACTGTGACGCCAGGTGGATGTCGTTATTTCCTCACCATGATTGACGACTTCACCTGATACACCGTtgtatatttattgaaaaataagtcTGCCTCAACGTCTGAAAAAGAAGGTGCCTCAACGTCTAGATGATAAAGACCGAATTCGGCAAGCCGCCGAATATCATACGTTATCTCCAAAACAGATTGCCGGCGAAGCTACTGAGGAAACTCCGTTTGAACTCTTACATGAACATGAAACATAGCCTGATCTGAGTCATCTCCCGATTTTTGGGTCGCCGAAGTGCGTTAAGATCTCCAAGAAGAAATTGGAAGCTATATCTCGGTATTCGTTGGATTCTTTTTGTACCATAAGGCGTTATCGACTCGTGGGCTCAAGTAACGACAAGCCGACCGTCAACCGTAACGGTTCCGGTCAAAGGATGAGGTTCGAACCACCGAACCTCAACAGGGAAGTACCGTTGATTCACCCTTTCAAACTCCTGGAACAACAGAAGCCTGATGTATCCGTTATTCCAGCAAACGTGGATGACAACAAGGACGAATTGGATAAATCCGATTTGCGTGAGTTCGAGACCTGCTACAATGATGCTAATGAAGTGATCGACGTGGAGGACGTGCTGGAGGAGGCCGGTATCAGTAGTTCGGCGATCGGAACGTATGTACCACAAAGGAAAGGAGTTGTTTCAAAAATGTCTAAAGTACACCCTCTTTGGGTTTCATATTTATTCACTGAGTCCAATTGGATTGAATCTGCCGCTTGAATTGTGAACCTCTCCTTTATCCATGCTTCGTCTTACGCCACAGAAACACACATCCGAGGATGTGAAACCCGAAATAGATCACCACCATGGCCCAGATGTTCCTCCACAAATGTGACTCGTCGAAGCTGTAGTGTGCCAACACTTCCTCTCCCGTTCTCATGCACGGCAAGTTTGGATCCTCCACGGAACACGCTACGAATAAAAGGAAATGCTCGCTAAAGATCCACAAATTGGTCTAAATTCACCTCAATCTTACTTATATTGCTGACGCCTTCCCATTGGGCAATGGACATGGCCTCGTTGGCGTACATCATCCACGAGATGTACGGCGTCCAGGAGATGGCCTTGGGCATCGAGCTCAGCTGGATGAACACCCCGGAGGTGATCATCAGGATGTAGTCGAACGGCACCAGGTAGGCCATGGCCAGCGGCAGTGAATTAAAGGCCGCCGAGAAGAAGCACCCACAAGCAGTGGACACATTCATGACCAGCGTCGAAGCAATTACGGTGACCATGAAGGCTCCGAACGTGGGACGAAGTGCCGCCAGCCAGTAGGCGATGATCACGAAAACCAACGGTTCGAAGATCAGCCCCGGAAGCATGGCCAACGCGTTGGCCACGTAGTACTGCGAGGTCCGGTACAGTCCGGACTTGGTTTCGCGCATGAACAGCGGGAACGTGTCCGGGAACACCGACAGCACGGAGTACATCGGCGAGAAGGTGTTCTCCGAAACGAAGATGAACAGGATGCCCTGGATGGCTTGCACTCCCAGCTGATCGAGCGAGATAGCACCGGAGAAGCACAGTCCGGCCATGAGAGCGATGGCCTGCAAGGGAATAAGGTGATTACTTTCTGTAAGGTTCCTACCGTGACGAATACTTACAATCTTCTGCAAAAGTCTCAGATATTGAACGGTCGGATCGCGGACCACGGTCAGAAAAGCTCGATAGGTCAACCAGTACGTCGTACACAGCCAGTTGGATTTCCGCGAGAGGTAGGACTCTTCCGTTATCTTGAAATCACCCGTTTCGGCCATGTGCATTTccaagttgatcaggacatctcgTTGACCGGCAGCTTCGCTAACTGCGAACAGATCGCACAGTCGTTGAGCGGAGCGTTGCGAAGCCTTCTCGTAACCGGGAGCGGTGGCTAAGACTCCGATTAAGAACTCCGCCGGATTGTAGTTCGACGGACAGCTGTATCCGTGCTGTTCGAAGAATATTAGCGCATCGTTGGGTTTGCCGGCGAAGGCTACGCGTCCATCGGCCATCAGCATGACTTGATCGAACATGGAGAACAACTGGCTGGACGGTTGATGGATGGTACAAATGATGGCAGTGCCTCTTTTGGCTAGCAGTTGTAGCGTAGACACCAGATTTTGAGCACTGAATGAATCCAGCCCGGTGGTCGGTTCATCGCAGAACAGTATCGTAGGCTTGGTCAACAGCTCGGTAGCGAAGGCCAAACGCTTCTTCTCACCACCGGACAGCATTTTCCCTTCTCCGACCTCACCGATTCTCGTACTTGCGCACTTAGACAAACCGGttctctccagaagctcttcGATTAACCGGTTGATTGTGCTTCTGTTCACCGTACGATCCAACTTGAGCTTTGCCATGAAGTACATATGCTCCGTAACCGTCAACGAACCCACGAAGAGATCATCCTGATGGACGAATCCACTCAACCGGTACATGTACGGTCCGATCGGTTGACCATTGACGAGAACATCCCCCTGAACGATGGTTCCAGCTAAAATACAAACGCTACAATCACTTTTCTATTCATTAGTCATTTGTAAGGTTTCTTACGCTGCATTCGGTACGCCAGCGCCGACATGAGCGTACTCTTGCCCGCACCACTGGATCCCATGAGGGCAATCAGCGTTCCCGGCGTAACTGCTCCACTCACGTTATTGATGATCCGTTTGATCGGACCTCCATCTCCGGAACCTCCTGCCTGTTTCCCGGTCGCGTAGACACACAAATCACGCCAAACCAACGTGGCCCCTTGCTCCGTCGGGGACCATTTGTTGTAGCTCCGCAACGTGGATTGGTAGCACCGGGAACCGCCTATCGGATGATGAGACGTCGTTCCGGATCCGGATAGACACGAAACCGGAGGCGGCAGTGCGACCGTAATCGGTTGGCACTCGAAACTCTCGACGGTACTGT includes:
- the LOC109428466 gene encoding protein scarlet, with translation MSVACISLATSMVKGASGKRRSGGSLNSTVESFECQPITVALPPPVSCLSGSGTTSHHPIGGSRCYQSTLRSYNKWSPTEQGATLVWRDLCVYATGKQAGGSGDGGPIKRIINNVSGAVTPGTLIALMGSSGAGKSTLMSALAYRMQPGTIVQGDVLVNGQPIGPYMYRLSGFVHQDDLFVGSLTVTEHMYFMAKLKLDRTVNRSTINRLIEELLERTGLSKCASTRIGEVGEGKMLSGGEKKRLAFATELLTKPTILFCDEPTTGLDSFSAQNLVSTLQLLAKRGTAIICTIHQPSSQLFSMFDQVMLMADGRVAFAGKPNDALIFFEQHGYSCPSNYNPAEFLIGVLATAPGYEKASQRSAQRLCDLFAVSEAAGQRDVLINLEMHMAETGDFKITEESYLSRKSNWLCTTYWLTYRAFLTVVRDPTVQYLRLLQKIAIALMAGLCFSGAISLDQLGVQAIQGILFIFVSENTFSPMYSVLSVFPDTFPLFMRETKSGLYRTSQYYVANALAMLPGLIFEPLVFVIIAYWLAALRPTFGAFMVTVIASTLVMNVSTACGCFFSAAFNSLPLAMAYLVPFDYILMITSGVFIQLSSMPKAISWTPYISWMMYANEAMSIAQWEGVSNITCSVEDPNLPCMRTGEEVLAHYSFDESHLWRNIWAMVVIYFGFHILGCVFLWRKTKHG